The region ACTATTCACAAAGTCAAAACATCCAAGCTGGGAAATATTGTAAAACCTGGACAATGTCTTGAAACATTCTTGTGTACTAGATTGTGCATACTGGTAAGGCCTTCGCTAGTATAAAAACAATGCACAGTTCTTCTTGCTTCGGTtcttcacaaaacaacaaatcaTGACGCACCTCACCTCACCGCTTGAGGAAGGATACACAATTTTACACGCCAGCTGCAGGATTAATCTTGTTCACAATAACACAATTTACTCTTTTATGAACATTATTTACACTTCTTGaagtaaaaaacgttctctggttaaaaaggttaaaaatatAAGCTTTCAGCTATAGTCTATagcctttaaagtgcccctgtgaccaaaaaatcaattcatatttttctttggatttcaaaactatgttaacaaaacactaagtgacctacgttttaagccttgatttcaaaaagacacctctttattttaactgtaattttcctatttaatggtccgtcattactaacattatgttcttgagagagctggatcgtggaaaaaatgacgtcaaaggctcactagtttaagaatgcaatacgtgtgtacgccgcagaattaatataatatgcagcacgggggttttgggctttcagacttttgaactcATGccttgcatatataataagttgcatTCACACACTTAAatcttaagctagtgagcctttgacgtcacttttccctggatccattCCCCCTGAGGTCCAaccagtcagttttgaacaagagtgatggtggaccgtgaaatccaaaaccgacactcaaagtaaacagctttTGGCTAAaggtcaaagctcaaaattttgccagtcaggtgttacaacaacaacatttatttatttatttatactaacaggaaacaagaaagtaatacattgatttttgaaactgaaaaataagctATTAGCTGCCTATAACAACCATAAGGGCTAAGAAAATTAGGCAGCTATCTATGAAATACAATAAGGAAAGATTACGGTCATttatattaagtaaagtaaaagtaaccTGGGAATAGagatataaataaatacatgacaaggttacaagctgacattacacggggcaaaaacaaaacaaaaataataaaaaatacaatggtATTTACAACATAAGAATAGTGGCAAGCAATAGTaagaaaaagcaacaacagtatatcaatataattgaatgagttctctttttaaggttttcttaaaagatgatctgtggAGAGATTTAGTTTTTTCACTTAATGAGTTCCAAATTTTAcaccttgaaatttaatactgaatttgccataatttgtCCTTATTGGAGGAAGGGTATAGGAAGACCTGGAAGCAAGTCTTGTATTGTATTTGTGCCGTTTATTGACAGCTGCAACATAATTGGAGAAGGCTGGTGGCAAAGTGCCAGAATGGAAATCATACATAAATATTGCATTATGTTGGAAGATAATATCctcaaatttaattatttcaagagCCTTGAAGAGAGGGTTAGAGTGATCATTATAGTTTGAGAAAGTAATGATTCGCAAAGTGCGTTTTTGTAAAGTGATAATTGGGGCTTTATTAGACTTGTAGGTGTTCCCCCACGCAGTAATTCCATATATCAAAAATGGATATATGAGAGAGTAATATAACATTGAGAGAGTTTTGAGATTGACAAAGTGACGAATTTTAGATAAAATGccaatgtttcttttaattttcttggagATGTAGCTTACCTGAGATTTCCAATTGAAATGTAAGTCAATCATAATACCTAAATATTTGATAGAATTTTCATGCATTAGTATTTGACTGTTTATTTTCAGATTAATTGAATAGTTAACTAATTTTTGAGGTGGGCGAAAAATAACGTAATTACACTTTTCAATGTTAAGAGAAATCTTATTGGCACAAAGCCAGTTAAATACTTCATGTAGTTCATTATTTACAGTTGTTTCCAGTTGTAATAAACTCTTGTGAGCATAAAAAAGATTAgagtcatcagcaaataaatggAAATCAAGCAGGTTAGAACAGTTATAGAAATCATTAATAAAGAGTAAAAAAAGAAGTGGTCCAAGTACTgacccttgaggaactccacaaGAGATTTGTTTGTAGTCTGACACGGCATTGCCAATTGACACATATTGTTTTCGTTCACTAAGGTAGGAACAaaaccactttttaataatCCCTCGGAGGTAAGTAGGAGGTAAGTAGGAAAGTGGTGATTTAGAAACTGCAGGTGGGATAGAATTGGCTAGTTTACTACCGATGTTAGCAAAGAAGTCATTAAAAGCATCGGCGATAGATTTTCCATCAACTAGTTCAATATTGTCTTTAATAATCTTGGTTGGTGCATGAAAAGATTTCGGATTAAGGTTAATGATCTGTCTTTTTCCTTTCCAAGTgtttttcatattattattattattattgaaaaaatcATTATAATACATTCTTTTGCTGATTCTAAGGGGATGGTTTAATTTGTTTCTGtaaagtttaaattttgaatgcaGATATGGTGATCTGGTTTTTAGATactttttatataatttattctTTCTATCTATATATATCTTGATAGCAGGGGTAATCCATGGCTTAGacataaatttaatttctttcttctgcAGCATTTTTAATGGGATATGTTTATCAACAATATTACacagttttaaataaaatgagttAAATAAAGCATTTACATCATGAGAATCTGAGAGAACAGTACTCCAATCAATGAACCTGATTTCATCAACCAGACAGAATCATTGAAATGAGAATAATCTCGCTTGTAGATTTTAGTCTTGGATGGTAGATGagaaaatttattaataatcaGAAAGATTGGGAAATGATCAGTGAGATCATGTACAATATTACCACTCACTGAGTAATGCTCAAGGGAATTAAAGAAAATGTTGTCAATAAGAGTAGCTGAGTGATCAGTTACTCTTGTGGGTTGTAGAAtttgaggaagaaaaaaataagagcCAAGAGTATTAATAAAATCATCTGTGGGGAGATGAGTTTCAAAATTTAGCAGATTGATGTTAAAATCTCCCATCATAATgcagtattttttttccttacttATTTTATCAAGGATGGGATCTTAGTAATTCTTAAATGTTTCAAACTTAGAAATCTTTGGATGTCTATAAATGACTCCTCAGATCATATTACTATTTGTCTTAGACTGAATTTCAATCCATAGGGATTGAAAGTCTGGATTATAGGTGGAAAAATCATTTCTAATAATATAAGACAGGTCATTACGAATATAGAAACCAACTCCCCCAGCATTTGATAAAGTTGGTTGAGATACAAAAATGTAACCTGGAATTTCTGTATTTAATAACGAGTCTTGATTAACCttaattttggtttcacttaggCCAATCACAGAGAACATCAGGTTTAAATCTGTTAGCATGCAACAAAAATTATCAAAGTTTGCTTGTAGGCTCCTTATATTGCAATTTAGAACAGAGAATGATGTATCAATAGAGCAATTTCTAATTCCGTAATTACTGTGGAAATCATGAGTTGAGTAATACTTAAAATTTGTTTGTTACGGAATCTGTAGATCTGGATCAAGGTCGGAAAGATGAGGAACATTGCTTACAGTTGCTAAAATATCAAATCTAGGAAGTGAGTCTAACTTAGCTCTTGCTAGCTTTGCAGAGCAGAGGCAATCGGTGTTAGAATTGAAGCGGAGGTCAAGGATCTCAGCATAAGTCAAGTTTTGAAAGGGAAAAAGCATGTAAAGCTTGGTTTGCAAtaacagtattattattatctacaGTCATGTAACGAAATGGACATGCTATCAAAAGATAACACAGTAAATTAAAGATAGCTCGACACATATGACCAAAAACTAATTACAGAAGAAGTTCGAATGAGTTGTTTAAGGTAAATGACAGAGGTTCACTCACCAAGTCCATTTTGAGAATTAGAAGCTGCAGACTCGCGTAGCTTGACCAGGTCTCTATCGCATGAAATTAATCTGGCGGGACTGTTATCATTTTTGCGCAACAGAATTTTTCCTGAAGAGGTCCAGATATACTTGAAGTTCAGGTCATATTTAGCTTTGAGGCAATCcgcaaatagtttcttgttcCTCTGTGTTAGGCTTTCCGCAATaaagatcttttgttcagcGACTCGTGAAAAACCAAGATCTCTTGATGAAACGCCAAAGAGCTGTTTCttggctttgaaaaatttaTCCCTAACATCCCGACAAACAAACTTTACAATAATAGAAGGAGTTCTTGAACTAGCTTCACGACCACGATTCATGATAGGCAGACGATGGCTAGTGGAGATGTCATCTTCCTTCACTTCGACTCCCATCCTTCTTCCAATATTTACAACTAACGCATTAGTATCTTCATCTCTCTGGGCAGGAACGCCACGAATTTCAAGGCAATCTCGTCGCAAGTATTGTTCCAGGTTGTTGAACTCTTCCTTGAGGTGGTTGAGTTCGTTCGTTGTCTTACGAACTTCAACTTTCAGAGACTTATTTTCTTGCAGCAGCGAGTCATATTGGCTACTGATGAAGGAAGCAGATTTCTTGACTTCTTCAATAGATTCTGCCAATTTGGACATGCTAAAATAAATGTCCTTAAACTTATTGTTAATGTGTCTTCAAATACAGCTGTCAGTTTTTCTTCGAGGACAATACGAAGTTTCTCTTCAAGTAGTGCTTCTAAATGCTCAGTATTTGTTTCGTCAGGCATGACACTTATATTCAAACATGGACTAATACACAAAAAAACTAGTATAAACATACTTAAATTGGCAAATAACGCGAAAGAAAACCTTCAAGGGGCGAAGTAATGTGGAAAACTTTTGGGACTTAAAAAGAAAccgcaaacacactttcaaaatctgaaggaaaaaaggaagtgctttttttgatcacagggacACTTTAACGAATGGAAAAGGTTAGCTCAACGGATGGAAATATATACGAAATGGAgtgcgaaaatttatttatttattttaaatagaataataaaaaatgtgtgaaaagagactaagaaataaaatgtcaagtctaattacagtaaaatggagtattgcctaggcAA is a window of Montipora capricornis isolate CH-2021 chromosome 13, ASM3666992v2, whole genome shotgun sequence DNA encoding:
- the LOC138030382 gene encoding uncharacterized protein, whose protein sequence is MSKLAESIEEVKKSASFISSQYDSLLQENKSLKVEVRKTTNELNHLKEEFNNLEQYLRRDCLEIRGVPAQRDEDTNALVVNIGRRMGVEVKEDDISTSHRLPIMNRGREASSRTPSIIVKFVCRDVRDKFFKAKKQLFGVSSRDLGFSRVAEQKIFIAESLTQRNKKLFADCLKAKYDLNFKYIWTSSGKILLRKNDNSPARLISCDRDLVKLRESAASNSQNGLGE